The following DNA comes from Triticum aestivum cultivar Chinese Spring chromosome 3D, IWGSC CS RefSeq v2.1, whole genome shotgun sequence.
TCAAGGAGAACACAATCTGGGACCTGAGATCATGGTAGAGATGATCACAAACAATGCAACAGCAAAATGCAATCTGGGACCTGAGATCATGGTAGAAATGATCACAAACAATGCAACAGCAAAATGCAGAATTATAACGAAACTTCACAATACCTAACCAGACGCAGCGGATACACGAAGAAGAATGAATTGCAAAGGAACATTTCACTAAGTTAGCTATAATGCAATCATGTAATTTAACAAGCAACACTCCAAGCTCTTCTGAAAATCAGGTTTGAGTTAACCAACAAAGAGGACGATCTGCCCTAAATGCATCACCAGCTACTACAAACAGGAAACCGGTGGTATATTGGCTAAATATTTAGTATTGAGAGAAACCACTGAAATGATCTTCAATAAAGAAACCTCAATAAAAAAATCAAGACATTCTTCAGATCAAAGACAAACAAAGACACGAGGCAGATCATTTGCCAACTATTTCAAAAGCTGACCAAAACCACTTCATCGTTTTCGATATGAGCCTGTACATTATAACATCTCTTCTATCACATCACTGAACATAACAAGAAACATAGATTCTTCATTGAAATGGAAAGCATCTAAAGTGAAATGAAAAATATGATTCCAAATGATGCAATATAAAGACAGAATTATAACAGTGTGTTTCAATATCTAACCAGATGCAATGAACAAGAATGAGTTGCAACAAAATATTCCAATGAGAAATTAATGTAGTGCTCCCAACTCTTGTAAAAGTTCAGGTGCTGCTTGCTAGTCAATAAGGATGATAATCTGCATCAAATCATCATAAGCTACAAGCCTACAACAAAAGGAACAGGAAGCACATGCATTTTTTCTAAATTTTAGTATTTAGAAGAGGAGTGGGTAATCCCTCTAAAAGAAGACATTGATACTAATTTGGGACAGAGGTAATACTATTGACTAGCAATTGACTATTGAGTACTAAGAAAGTAAGAAGACCAGTATCTAAATTCTAAAGGGAAAAAAAGAAGTCCATTCTtaaagttcatgaaaacagaggcATGAGTCAAAGCAATTGGAAAACATTATAGATCCTAACCCAATTGATTTGTAATTTTAGCATCAACACTCACAGCAGCCACTTCAGCCCGAAAAGGTATTCAAAGAAATATAAAGCAAACAGGTAGTAACACCGTAACAGCCAGAGCTTCTTGATCATAACAATTTATACATCAACAAAAGAAAGCTAGTGGGATCATAGAGGATCAAGTTAATACATACTGCAGCTCATGTGGATACGGAGAGCTAGGCCATTAAGAAGCACCACCGCACTCAACAGCCTTCGGTCAGATGAAAGGCGAAGAATTGATAACATAACCCTCTAATGCCAGAAACAAGTTATGTGAAACTAGAGACTGTTTGAGCCGAAGTCGAGTAGGACGGAGGAAACTGCGGTGGAGACTAGCAACCAACTTGCCATCAATGCCAATCTGAAGTAGCCAGTCGTCGTCAAATTTGGCCAGCAGGAGCACATCACCATGACAAGATGCAGGCATTAGCTCCCAACAATCTCCAGAATTTTGAAATTGCACCATGATCTCTGCGATCGGCAATGCAACCCGGCGTTTAAAGGCCCAGACTTCACCTTCATAGTCCTGCATCACCCAGATATCAACAATTGTAGCTTGTGCATTCAGACTGAACATGCCAAGCATATCACTCGTCTCAAACAGGTCGCCACTGCGGTGGTCAGAAACAATTGGAGAGTGCATCTGACGGAACGACTCCGCGGTGGTGTCAAATACCATTATCAGCCCGTCCGTGTGCCAATGCAGGCTACCACGGAAAAGGGTAGATCCGCGGAAATACAACAGTTCCTTGGCATCAGGGCCTGCTATGTGCCTCGGCTGCTGGCCGGAGCCCAATGTGAAGACGTAGGAACCTCTTTGAGCATCGTCCTCGAACCTCGGGGCCAGGTACAGCAGTAGTCGGTACTGGCCCGTAGGGCTGTGTGGGTACATCCCCAAGAGCCTGAAGTCATCAAGCCGGTGAAGGGGAGCGTATTGACGAGTGACCGGGTTGCAGATGGAGAGAGATGGGACACCCTTATTCCAGGTGCGTAAGAGGAGGAGGCCGTCACAGCAGGCCCTGAGAGAGACGCCGGAGGGGGCGTCAAGCCGGGCGACGGAGTGGAGCTCGTCGGCTGCGCGTTGGTCGCATGTGATGATGTCTATGGAGGACTGGTCGTCGGTGTCGAcgaagaggagggggagggagggctggcgggcgtggtgggcgaggaggaagtcgcgggcggaggcggcgcggcgccAGGCGCGGCAAacggcgcggcagcggaggagggGTTTCGGGGGAAGGCGGACGAGGATCTCCCAGATGGAGATCTCGTCCGGGAGGCCGTGGAGGAGAGGCGTCGGCCCTGCAGCCTCCGCCATGGTCGCGGGCTGGGAGTTCCCGATCCGCCTCAGACGAGTGGTGGCGACCTCGGCCGGGAGGAGAGGCGGCGATCCGGCTGCGGACGCCGGACCCGGGTGGCGGCTCTCgatcctctctctcgcgcgcgcgcggaGTTGGGGTGGAGTTGTGGCAGTGACGGCGGCGGAGTGAGGGTAGGTTTCCTCTCTGTCTCTCTCGCGGAGACAAAATAGTACGGCTGCATTTGGGCTCGGCCCAGTTTTGTAGCAAGCGTAAAATAGGAAAAGCTCTTGGCCCAGctcaagaaaaagaaaggaaaagctCTTGGCCCAGCTCAAAAAAAAAAGGAAAGCTCTTGGCGAGGAGAGCAACCCGGCGCAGAGCAGCAGTAGCCGCGACACGTCGAGGGATGCAATGGTTGCACTAACAGTCTGACGCCCATTGACTTGTACCAGAAGATAGATGCTACCATGATCACTGCCATAAGGAGGACTCGACGACGCTGGTTATTGTGGTCTGGTcaagcaagaaaagaaaaacatCTCATGAAGCTTCCGATACATACTTGGGCAGGTGGTAGTGGTAGCCACAGTGGAATCCGGCCTACAGAAGTATGTACTGTAGCAATTAAGAGATTAAAGAGATCCAGCCTACAGAAGGAAAAGGATTTCCACCTCGAGATTAGTAGAGTTCATGACACTATCGTTTTTCAGTTCCTGCCGTCGTCATCACTAGCCATTTGTGCCCCGTCTGATCTCTATTCTACTGTAGTTCTCAGCATGCCTGAGTTCAGCAAGCAACATTGTTCAGTGTCCCTAGTCCCTACTTTGCAGAATCTGCCTATCTATCTACTGTATTATTATTTGAATGTTGGTGTCAGCAGTTCGTGATACATCCTCTTGTCAACACGCCCTGGAGCTTCGCATTTACAATCGCGAACAAAAACATTCACAGTAGTCATGAACTAACCCGTGGAGGAGAAGGTTCTTCAGCTGCAACCACAACATGCAACTAGACAAACATGGAGCGCTCCAGTAACCATGCATTTCATAAAGAGGCTTCGACCGAATTCTTCATGTCCTTGGTAACAGTATAGTCGCAAACTTGCAAGATCCACTCACATCCAGGAGCAGCAACATCTCCTCACATCCAGCAAAGCCTCTACATCAAAATGTGTTGATACCATCAGAGCCAGGCAATAACAAAGCACATTCCCTTCACTTATATTGCGACAATCCAGGGGATGTTGGCTTATACCCTTCTCATACATTGGTCCCTTCTCAGATGGTTGGAGAAGACAACAACACAAAAGACTTCCAATTTTCATTGTTTCGATGTCGCACGCTGCGGAGCACAAAAGTCCCGGATCAAGCTTGAAAGGAGTTTCACATAGACCATAGGAATCCATACAACAGACACAATGGTCATGATAGCTTGAGAACCAGGTGCATATCTTCCCAGCTTGACTCAATCCTCCAGTCTCTCCGCTGCTTCCCGCTTCATATCCTTCACCATGGACTTGAactccgccacctccgccgccagcATCTCATCACCCAGCACAGGACCAACCTCCAATGCTGGAGGGTTGCCCCGTAGACCCTGTAGCTGAACACATAGGCAGACACAGATAAACATTCATAAGAAGTGATTACAAACAACATGTGCACTAGGTACTTAAATAGTACAGCCACAATAAAAAACTACTCACCATCTCACGGCATTTGCGAACAGCACGTGCACAATCGCTTGTCGGGTAAGGACGGAACACCTCTGTTACTGACCACTTGATGACTATTCCGCAGGCCACAACGGTGGAGATGGCTTTTGTCATCCTGAAGATCAAGTGAGCGCCCCTTTTAAATAGTCTCATTTTCTCTTCAGATGTGAGCGGATCATCATCGCCACCCTGAGACAACATGAACATATTAGGTGCGGCGAACTTCCGAAGACATGAGTTCATAACTGTGCAGTTTACTAAAACATAATTGATAATTAGACAAGCATTGATCCAAATTGAAAAAGAACAACTTTTTTTGAGTTTAAGCATATTGCTGCATATAGTGTTATTATAAGGTAGCGCATTAGCTGAGTAAACCAACCCGCGGGAGTGTTAGTACCCTGCGGAGATTAATCCCTAGCAACCGAACAAGGCCTGAGGGAGAATACTCAAAATAGTCATCTCCAACTTATGCCTGGCTAACAGGGAGCGAGCTGAGAGCACTTGCGGATACCGTGTCTCTGACGTTGGGGCCCATACAGAAAATCCAGCCTTTCTTTGTTACTCGTCTTCTCGAACAGTAGCAGTGCGATGCCACTGACGCTAGCAACAGTGCCTCCAGGGTCAGCTTGGATGGTTCCCGTTGCCTTCGCCGCCCTTCCTGTTCACCATCCCCCGTCCAGCACCACCAGACCAGCAGGAGGAGCAGTGCGACGGCCACTACGCTGCCCGAGCTGAGCCGGAAAGCAGAGAGAGCGCTTCCAGTGCCACAATGAGAAGCAGCAGCACCGTCACCAGCATCGACACCGCTAATCGACTCGGACGGCTTTCGTTTCTGTCACCTCCCTCTCAATTCCTGCCCACCCGCCTCCCTGGCGCCATCCCCACAACCGCCTCGAGCGTCTGCCCACGATATGCCAGGGTTTTGAGTCTTGCAACAATGGCCCGGTGAGTTTAGGACATGAATTATGGAAATGGGAGCATTCAAGAGGCTTGGGTATTTTGCCAGCATGGGATTTTGTAGATTTGAATCGATCTGATGCTTTGAATTTTGGTTGTCATTTGTTTGTTCAAGAGCTTCCGGGATCTCGCATTTTGTGGGATAATTAGGAAAACATACATTATTGCCGTGATCAAATTGTATGAGCTAAATTGAGAGTCAGACATAGCATGGAAATCTGTTTGCTCTATCCTTCATATTTGAGTCAGATAATATGTATAGGAACAAAATTGATTGGCCAGCTGGGGCAAGCCTTGCACATGAGCCTGACAAGTGCGAGGAGGCTGAACATAGTAGTCAAATTATAAACAAAAATGATGGAGAATTCTTGAGGATCCTATTTTCACATCACCATACTAGCCTCTGTCTCGCTGTACGATTGAGGAATCATGGAATTAACAGATACTTCTATTTGCATACAACAAACCTGTATATCATAGAGAAGTAAGATTATTTGACCTAAATATATGCTTGCAAGGATTTTCAGCACTTGTGGACTAGTGTGTGCTAATGGCATGCATATAAGTTTTCTGATCTAGCTAAATATACTTCTATTTGCATAAAACAGAACATATAATTTAATCTATGTATTAGTGTGCCATAGTCATGCAAGAATCAAACTGCATGGAAATTTTCTCAATAAGATAGGAAGTTGAATATGTAGAAAGAAATGTTCAGAAATTTACCATGATTTTATTCGAACTTTGAAGGCTTGGTTCTGATGTGGTTTGATGCATTTTCAGCTCATTAAGGATTCCCTGGGTAGAGTTTACTTACCTGTTATGTTGGCATACACATGCTACCTTTTATTGTCGTAGGCAATctctatttttattattttttaaatgtcTTTAATACGTTCTCTCAACAGTATTTTTGTCATGCAACATTAGCTACAACTGCCAtcgcaaaaacaaaaataaaaagctACAGTTGAGTTTATTTTTCTGCACCAATGGGAATTGAAGGAAATGCAGTCATTTGCTGCACGAGTGATATTTTACTGAGACATTGCTAAGTGACTCAAACTTGAATGGAATGTTTCCTGGTATATGTGATGAAAAATATCAAAGAGATATGGATGAAAGTTACCTTTCAAGATTACATTTGTTCCCTTGCCCCTGCTAACATTTCATTCTTAATTCAGCCCTTGACAACAATTTAGTTATTTTCCTTTGGTCTGCCAGGTTTCAATATTTTTCGGATAGGTCTGCGGGAGTCCTTATCCCACCTGATCGATTTCCATTAAGTCACCTAGCTGATGGCAAAAAGAACTGTAAAAATTACAGGGAATGTGCTGGGGAGGGAGGTGCAACTCTAGAAGTCAGGAACACCAAAGACAAAAGAGAAGAAAATGAAGGTAGCGACAGATCAACGTCTCAAGTCACAGCAAAGCGGCGATACTTGCCAGATTTCTTATTGATTGTTATAAAGAACCTATTGTCATGGTGCTGAGATTTAAGGTTGATATAGATGAGGAGGAGCAGCAATATTTATGCCCTTGTGAGGTGATTCTTATGAAATATAAATCCTTAAAAAAAAGTATGATTAGTCTGTACAGATGATCTGAATATATCATCTCTATCTTTGTTGAACATCTTATTACGACATGTATAACATTCAGATTGACAGCCCGTGTCACATTTTGCATTTTTGCTaccttatttattttgtttgggaGCAATTAACTTCTGAGGTTTGATAAGTTGCGCTGCAGGAGCTGGGTTTTCATACCTTCAGAGATTGCTGCTGGTGTTGCACTTGGTTTACTTAGGAAGCGTGGTAGTTAAGTACTTCCAAGTGATATAATTAGCCAAGACTGCAATCATGTAACTGAGGTATTTCACACCTGAAAGCTATGATTTATGGGTATATCTTCTGAATGCAAAGTTGTGGTTATTATGTTTCCAGAATAGCCTACTACTCTTTGTGTTTTCCGTGAACATGCTGGTACTACTATGAAATGATACATGAGGGGAACCATGTTGCCATTAGGAATCTCCCTCTTAGTTAGGCACGTATCCTTGTACTTTTTCCACATATGAATAAATTAGCGTGTGAACTGAAAAAAAAATCTGCCTACAGATAATTCTGGACTAATAAAACCATGGAAAAAGTGAAAAATTGCCCGCAGCTACCTGCGATGAGAAGCGGCGAggatggacggacgaagcggccTTGATGAACGCCGGCGACAGACGCTGTCGCTCCTCCGCGAAGGTCGCCCTGTAGACCGTCCGCGGTGCCTGGCCGCCGAGGACCCTCCTCGCCGCGGAGcggagcgccgccatcgccgcagGCAACCAGGCGGATTCTTTTGTTTTTTAGGTCACTCACTTGGAGACTCCCACTCACTTGCGGATCTGATCGTATTCCTCTGGGTACCCCGGGCCTATGGGGCGCTGCCCGGGCTGCATTCGCCGTCAAGTTGTCCAGCAATCGAGCGATGGCCTGGCCCGGCCCGTTAAGCGCTTCATCGATCCTAGTTGgtttttccggttttgggaaccttctaggaggtACCAGAACCGGTTTTTTCCctgtttctatttctttttttttctttttcctggtCTTTATCTCCTTTCTTcagtttcttttttttcctttccttttccgTTTTAAAGTTTCATTTTAAAATTTTAATTTCTTCACAAAACAATGTTTTGTGTGTTTAACAATTGTTCACAATTTtgcaaaaatgtttgtgttttataATTTATTCAGGAGttacaaaaaatgttcgtgtttccaGAAATTGTTCAGCTTTTGAAACCTTTTTGAAGTTTCAAAACAATTTCACGTTTTTCAAAAAACATTCGTGTTTCCAAAATGTGTTCCCTTTTTCTACTATTGTTGTGGAGTTTCAAAAAGATTTCCTATTTTCAAAAACTGCTCGTTTTTTCTAATTTTATtacgagtttcaaaaaaaattccgtTTAAAAAATGTACATATATTTAGAAAAATcgtaattttaaaaaatgttcacgtttttaGAAAATGTTTTGACTGAAAGGTGTCCGCTTTTCATTAAACATTCATTTGACAAAAAAATAGGATTATTTATAAACATGAGCATTTTttgaaatcctgaacattttcccaAAAAAGTGAAGAATTTATGAAGTTTTTGAACATTTCTTGTAAAATATGAACAAGTTCTGAAAACACGACCATTTTTTgaaatttgcaaaaaaaacattaagtttttttgaatttgtcaaaaaaattcaggtttgagaacattttttggaatttcgaTCTAAATttcaaaaataagaaaagaaaaaaaggaaaaggaaatgtCTGGATCTGCGTTTGTGTTGGTTCTTATAGTCTTGCACAGCTTTGTAATCATTAGCTCTTGTTATCTACGGTGGCTATCACGAAAAGATTCTTTGCTGGAGGTCTCGTGTTTAAACCTCGGTCAGTGGGCCAGCCTAGTCAGGGCCGCCTGTGCGTTTGCTCGACAGTCTGCTGCAATAAGCGGCAAATATGAGCTCCCTAGTTGGCCGACCCACTACTGGCAATTTCTTCTTTCCAGTGTGagccttttttgtttttttgcgaaTTTATAGTCGCTATGGTTGATTGCTGGCACATCCGCTCATTCGCCGGTGGGCCGGCCTAGTCGGGGCCGCCTGTGCGTTTGCCTGACAGTTTGCCGCAATAAGCGGCAGATAGGAGCTCCCTAGTTGGCCGACCCACTACTGGCAATTTCTTTTTTCCAGTGTGAGCCTTTTTTTTCATAGTTGTGTTTTATATTTAGAAATGCTCTaatctcaatctctctctctctgtgtgtgtgtgtgtgtgtgtgtgtctctcgtCTCAAAATCGTGGGTCTTATGGTGGTCTTAagcgagctcggggacggcagAGGCGACGACAGCGAGCTCGATGGAGACAACGAGGTCCTCGGGTGTGGTTGCTATGCTCGAAACCAAGCGTGTTTGGACGTGCGCGTGGGTCAGTGAGATGCACACCACCAAAACAATAGCAACAGACAAGGTACGGGACCAAATGGACAATGGAACTCGTTGGAATCATGGCAGCGGCGGCGCTGAGCTTCGGGCTCCGATGTTCTCAACGTTCCAGAGGGCTATGGGCACGACGAGGATGTCCAGGAGGATCATTGTGGTGAGGCGGACCTCGTGGTGGTGGCGGGTGGTCGCAAGGGGCTCTGGCCTCGCCGGAATCAAGTCGCGACAGCTGGCTTAGTGGCGGATGGCGGGGCTGTGTTTCCGACAGCCTGGCGGCACTCGGCTTCCATTGAATGGGGGAAAATGGAGAGGGGGTCCGGGGGTATTTAACGGACATGGTCACGAGGGTTGGGGAGCGGCCGGACCGCGTGGAGGTGGATTCGTGGGTGATTGGGTCGTGCACGCGTGAGGCGGACGACGGTTGCGGGAGGTTGAGGGTGGAGCTGACGTATGGGGCCCGCCTCACAGAGAGAAAGGAGAGAGAGGGCGCGCgagggcggctgggccggctggctggctAGGTCTCGGCTGGCCTcgccatttttttctttttctttttctattttgaattttgaaattgaatttgaattttccccaaagaggaaactTCCCCTAAAATCCATTGGGAATATTCCTGGCTGCTTGGACTTTTTCTCGAAGGATTTTGACAAACTATTTTTGTCACTAACTATTGGGCCTATTTGCaaagttatttattttctttttctttttctgttttatttattttatccagAGTCTTATTCATAGTTAAATTGCCCAAATTAAACTATTTTCAAACCCTGGTTCACTCAAACAAAATAGGAAACTAATCTTAGGAAATTACTTTCCTGCCTTTATGCAACTTTCTGAAAATCATTTTGTGAAACTTCCATGGCCTCCAAATAAACTCAAAAAGGATTTGAATTCAAGTTTTGGTCATGTTTGTTTCAAAAACCAAATATGCAAGGTAAACCATGAATGCATATGCTTCTAAGTTCACATCCAAAATTTAGGAGAATTTTGGGTTGTGACATGTTCATGGATGGGGATCTTTATCGAAGGTTCCAAAATGGGGTGAACCTAGGATGTAACCCTACGGAACAAGGGCAAGCTTTGTTGTCGGATATTCACGAGGGGATACATGGGACTCATATTGGGTCGCGAGAACTCATAGGCAAATCATTtcgacaaggattctattggcctacagccTTGAGTGATGCAGAGGAGTTGGTGCATACATGTGACGTTTGCCAGTTTCACTTCAAAGAGATCCATCAACAAGCGCAGGCACTACAGACCATCCATCTCTCATGGTCGTTCGTAGTCTTAGGGCTGGACATCCTCGGGTCATTTCCCGGtgcaatcgggggctttgagtacttgtacattgccatcgacaagttcacgaagtggcccaAGGTGGAGCCTGTCAGGAAAGTCACTGCTCAGTGGCCTAAAGTTCCACCCCCGCCATTGTTGTCCTTTTAATAATTGCTTTCTCTCTATTCCTCCCATGATTCTTGCATCTATTTGAGGGAAAAGAGTGAGGAGATCTAAATCTACCATTCCACCAATCCATCTCTCCTCTTCTTGAGGGAAACCTTGTGGATCTAGATCTTGGGATTTCTTTGGTGTTCTCCTCCTTGTTCTTCCTCCCATATTTCtccatagcattagttgctttgagaaatttgggagagaaggacttgagcACTCTATGCGCTCTTGACATTGCATTAGttgcatcgatttgagttctccacgaGGATTCGTCGAAGTGAAAATTGagtagcttattactcttgggtgcttggtaccctagagcttgttcctcttggttgcTTGGGCACCCTAAATGATTGGTGTTGTCatgaagctcaatcattgtggtgtaaagttTTGGCCAAGTTTCGGTAGACTTccattaagttgtggagattgctcgAGCAATTTgaacgggtttggtgaccgccctcaagcGTCTCCAATTGTACAAGTTCGGTGACCGCTCTCAAggttcccttagtggaatcacaacatcttgcattgtgcgagggcatgaggagaatacggtgagccATTGTGGtgcttggggagcattgtgcctccacaccgctctaacggataTTACTATCCGCAAGGGTATAAACTTCAGGATACATCATtggttctgttggaaatatgccctagaggcaataataaataggttattattatatttccttgttcatgataatcgtttattatccatgctagaattgtattgataggaaactcagatacatgtgtggatacatagacaacaccatgtccctagtaagcctctagttgactagctcgttgatcaatagatggttacggtttcctgaccatggacattggatgtcgttgataacgggatcacatcattaggagaatgatgtgatggacaagacccaatcctaagcctagcacaagatcgtgtagttcgtttgctcagagcttttctaatgtcaagtatcatttccttagaccatgagattgtgcaactcccggataccgtaggaatgctttgggtgtgccaaacgtcacaacgtaac
Coding sequences within:
- the LOC123077396 gene encoding F-box protein At5g49610 isoform X1, encoding MAEAAGPTPLLHGLPDEISIWEILVRLPPKPLLRCRAVCRAWRRAASARDFLLAHHARQPSLPLLFVDTDDQSSIDIITCDQRAADELHSVARLDAPSGVSLRACCDGLLLLRTWNKGVPSLSICNPVTRQYAPLHRLDDFRLLGMYPHSPTGQYRLLLYLAPRFEDDAQRGSYVFTLGSGQQPRHIAGPDAKELLYFRGSTLFRGSLHWHTDGLIMVFDTTAESFRQMHSPIVSDHRSGDLFETSDMLGMFSLNAQATIVDIWVMQDYEGEVWAFKRRVALPIAEIMVQFQNSGDCWELMPASCHGDVLLLAKFDDDWLLQIGIDGKLVASLHRSFLRPTRLRLKQSLVSHNLFLALEGYVINSSPFI
- the LOC123077396 gene encoding uncharacterized protein isoform X2 gives rise to the protein MAALRSAARRVLGGQAPRTVYRATFAEERQRLSPAFIKAASSVHPRRFSSQGGDDDPLTSEEKMRLFKRGAHLIFRMTKAISTVVACGIVIKWSVTEVFRPYPTSDCARAVRKCREMLQGLRGNPPALEVGPVLGDEMLAAEVAEFKSMVKDMKREAAERLED